The Bradyrhizobium guangxiense genomic sequence ACATCGGGACGCCCCAGCAGCTCTTGCACGGCGAGCGCCCCCGACTGCACGGTGACCGGATGCGAGATCCAGGCGAGGCCGACCGCGTTCCGCTTGATGACATTGAACGGACAGGACGTCCCCCATGCGAGCTGAATGTCGTTGCCCACGCCGGCGATACGCGATCTCAGTGCGTCAGCGTTGAGTTCAGCCCTGCGCTGCACCCTTAGCGTCGCCGAGCTGCCAGCCAGGAGTTGCCCCGCCACATAGCGGATCTCGAGGAGATATTGCCGCTGCAGCCCGGGATCATCGAGGCTTCCGGTCGCGCCCGCTGCCACCCTGTTGGTCGCCTCCCCGAACAAGGGATGCATAGCGCGAAACACGATCCACATCAGGTAATCCTCGATGAGATCGAACGATTTGTTCTTGCCGATCGGCCGGAGCTTCTCAACGTAGTCTCGGGCCGCAAGATCGGCCGCGGCGGGCAATGTCGTGTCCAGGACAGCCAACCGACCATCCAGCAGAAGCCTGTCCGCCTTGTATGTGGCATCGGGATCCATGCCGATCAGATAGTCGCCAGCCGACAGGTTCGCCGCGTGCGCGGTGTTGGAGAAACTGTTCGGCCTGGTCAGCACCTTTTTGACAGCGTCGGCCCGGGCCGCCACGCCCAACCAGCCGCCGACGAACGGCCAATGCCGGAGCACCGCACCGACCGCGCGCAAAGCGCCCGGATGACGATTGGCCCAGCAAAAGATCCCGTAGAGGAGGCTGCGGAGCCCTGGCGGCATTGTATCAGGAGTGCCGGCTGAGACC encodes the following:
- a CDS encoding cytochrome P450, with product MKVSAGTPDTMPPGLRSLLYGIFCWANRHPGALRAVGAVLRHWPFVGGWLGVAARADAVKKVLTRPNSFSNTAHAANLSAGDYLIGMDPDATYKADRLLLDGRLAVLDTTLPAAADLAARDYVEKLRPIGKNKSFDLIEDYLMWIVFRAMHPLFGEATNRVAAGATGSLDDPGLQRQYLLEIRYVAGQLLAGSSATLRVQRRAELNADALRSRIAGVGNDIQLAWGTSCPFNVIKRNAVGLAWISHPVTVQSGALAVQELLGRPDVHKALREQAQQLLKTGSNQIWEDKAFRKLVQDHVLELLRFRPIFPLLARDVPRDTEFETGARHNAKCPAGGKMAIWGIAAMFDTAIEKDISRFSPARNWGANEDLRWLMFGYGTRQCPAMVYAIKILTSALIGLLILPELELARGEGKPITYDGPLMSRMRVSFI